The genomic window GTCGTCGGGGGTGTGCTGCGGGTCCAGGTCGGAGGCAGGCCTCGGCCCGCGGACCGCGGCCGGCACCTTCGGATCGGTGGTGCCCGTGGCGAAAAGCGTGGTGGGGCGGCCGCCATGGCCGTGCGGTGTCGCTGCGGGGACCGGTTCCGCCGAGTCCGCGCCGGCCGGCCCCGGCCCTCCACCGGACGAAGCCGGAGGTGAAGAAGCAGGAGCCGGGCCCGTGGAGTTCGCCTCGCCGGGCTGCGGCCCGACAGCAGGGGAGGCGTCGTCGTTCGGCCAGCTGCGCCGCCGGGTGACGGCCACCGCTACCACCGCGCCGATCAGCACCAGCACGATCAGCGCCGCGAAAATGCCGATGGCGAGCGGGCTCCAGCCGTCCTGCTCGGAGTCCGTGCCGGTCAGCGCGTCGGCCTCGTCGGAGAGGTCCTCCGCCGTGCCGGACCTGTCTTCGGCCTGGCCCAGCAGCTCACGCGCCACCCGCTGGCCCCCGGTCGCCTCCGCGGCGGCCTTCAGCTTGGGCACGGCCGCGGCGAACTGCGACGCCTCGAAGAGTTCCAGCCCGTCCTGGAACTGGGCGTCGACCGGACTGGAGTCCCGGGTCAGGCCGAACGTGCGCAGGTCGTTGGACATGTGCGAGGCCGACACCGCGGCCAGCTCGTCACTGCCCTCCGCCGTGCCCAGGAAAGCCACCAGGTCGCCGCGGTCGGAGACCACCGGCGCCCCCTCGGCCAGCACCCCGAACTCCTCGGACCACTTGGCCAGGTCGTCGTCCGAGATCGGCGCGCTCTCGTCGTCGGTCAGCGTGCCGGTGCCGACCAGCGGCTCCTCGTTCACGCCGCGCGAGCTCACCACCCAGTACTTGGCGCCGGGCTCCGGGTTGGCCAGCTGGAGCGTGAGCGGGGCGATGCCCCGCGGCTGCGTGGACAGCACGGCGACCCGGGAGTCCGACTGCGGCAGCCCTTCGAGCGTTCCGCTGTCGCTGTTCTGCACGCTCGGCATGACCCGCTGGTGCATCACCACGAAAACCGCGCAGTGGTGCGAGGTCTCCCAGTCGTAGCAGCTCTGGAGCCGGTCGTTGATCTCCGGGTCGGTGGGCGGGCTGTCGGCCAGCTCGCCCTTGTTCTTGCTGGTGATGGTGGTGCGGCCGAACGGGTCGTCGGGCAGCTCCTTGAGGAACTTGGCCTGCACGAACGCCTGGTTGACGCCCCAGGTGCCGAACCGCTCCTCCTGCTCCTCGTCGTCGTGCAGCGCGCCCTTGCCGGTGATCACCAGGCCGCGGGAGTTCACGAAGGCGCCCGAGGCGACCGCCTGCGGGTCGCTGACGTCGGTGTAGCTGTACTTCTCCACGTGGTAGTGGTGCAGCGCCACGTAGACGTCGGCCACCGTCTCGATCCGCACCAGGGCGCCCTGCGCCACCAGGTCGGGGGTGGTCCACCGCTGCCCGCTCTCCGGCAGGTCGACATGACTGTCGGCGTCGTGCTCGGTGCCGCCCGAGCCGTCCGAACCACCGGTGGACGGCGACGGGTCGCTCGTGGAGCCCCCGTGCTCGTGGTCCGGGATGTCGGTGACCGGCCGGGCCGGGTGCGGTGCGACGGCAGCGACGGCCGCGCCCGCCCGGGGCGCCTGGGAGAACCAGGCCGCCGGCAGCAGCGCCAGCGTCAGGGTGAGGACGGCAAGAAGACGGGTGCCCGTCCCACGACGTGTCGCGCGCGCCCCCTTGACCTGCGGTTCCATGACGGACGGCGACGGACGCGCACCCCTGCCCCTGCGCTCGGTCATCCCGGCCTCCTCGGTTCCTTTCCGGACAGTATCGGCCGTATGGACGATCACGACATACCCCCTGGAAGCTTTCCACGCCAGGGCCGGCGGACCCTGGGCCCGTGGGCCCATGACCCGCCGCCCGGCATCTGCTATTCGCCCGCGCTGTGGAACGCGTCGAAGGTGATGGTGCGGCGACCGATCCGGATCACCGAACCGCTGGCCAGTGCCACCGGCACCTCACCGCGCACCGGCTGCCGGCCCTGCGGGTCGACGCGCGGGTCGGTGACGTAGGTGCCGTTGGCCGAGTCCTCGTCGGTGAGGCAGACCGTCCAGTCGACCAGCGTGATCCGGGCGTGCACCCGGGAGACGCCGTCCACCTCGTCGTTGAGGAACATCGGCTTCGCGTCGCCCGCGACCACGGCCGGGTGGGACGCCGGGTCACGGCCGATGATCAGGTCACCGTCGACCGTCATCGAGGAGCCGTCGTCGAGCACCAGCACCCCCAGCGGCGGTCGCGGCCGCCGGGTGATCTGCCGCGACACCTGCTGCATCGAGATGCCGCAGATCGCGCAGTACGCCGCCTGCGGGTCGGTGAAGTGACCCCGGGCGCACAGCACGCCCTCGATCGGCGCCTGGTTGGGGCGGGGCACCGCGATACCTCCGCCGGGCGTGCGCAGCGGCTGCGGCGCCATCACGCCGGTCTCCGGATCGTCTTCGAAAGATGCTGCCGAGTGCTTCTTTTCGTCGCCAACAGGCTCGCCGCCGGGCTCGGCGTAGGGCCACAGGTGCGGCTGGATCGGGAACCCGTCCACCCGGGCCCGCTGCACCTCCTGGGCCTGCT from Kineosporia corallincola includes these protein-coding regions:
- a CDS encoding zinc ribbon domain-containing protein produces the protein MTERRGRGARPSPSVMEPQVKGARATRRGTGTRLLAVLTLTLALLPAAWFSQAPRAGAAVAAVAPHPARPVTDIPDHEHGGSTSDPSPSTGGSDGSGGTEHDADSHVDLPESGQRWTTPDLVAQGALVRIETVADVYVALHHYHVEKYSYTDVSDPQAVASGAFVNSRGLVITGKGALHDDEEQEERFGTWGVNQAFVQAKFLKELPDDPFGRTTITSKNKGELADSPPTDPEINDRLQSCYDWETSHHCAVFVVMHQRVMPSVQNSDSGTLEGLPQSDSRVAVLSTQPRGIAPLTLQLANPEPGAKYWVVSSRGVNEEPLVGTGTLTDDESAPISDDDLAKWSEEFGVLAEGAPVVSDRGDLVAFLGTAEGSDELAAVSASHMSNDLRTFGLTRDSSPVDAQFQDGLELFEASQFAAAVPKLKAAAEATGGQRVARELLGQAEDRSGTAEDLSDEADALTGTDSEQDGWSPLAIGIFAALIVLVLIGAVVAVAVTRRRSWPNDDASPAVGPQPGEANSTGPAPASSPPASSGGGPGPAGADSAEPVPAATPHGHGGRPTTLFATGTTDPKVPAAVRGPRPASDLDPQHTPDDDPGEAPTMKRAATPGSRPGAEARATPSTPEASPGPDPTAPTVSRPTMPGPTPLSETPAPPRTPALYNMPAPSSASAPSIPSIPSSASAAPGVSAAPGASAAPSTSTATSGASSMSGASTTSGSSAPAAPSRPSGSFCRQCGAQLSPGDRFCFSCGTPSGPTGSRG